A section of the Alligator mississippiensis isolate rAllMis1 chromosome 8, rAllMis1, whole genome shotgun sequence genome encodes:
- the PRKAR1A gene encoding cAMP-dependent protein kinase type I-alpha regulatory subunit isoform X2 — MAASSSSSSEEERSLRECELYVQKHNIQQLLKDCIVQLCTVRPERPMGFLREYFERLEKEEAKQLLNQQKSGSRSDSREDEISPPPPMNPVVKGRRRRGAISAEVYTEEDAASYVRKVIPKDYKTMAALAKAIEKNVLFAHLDDNERSDIFDAMFPVTYIAGETVIQQGDEGDNFYVVDQGEMDVYVNNEWATSVGEGGSFGELALIYGTPRAATVKAKTNVKLWGIDRDSYRRILMGSTLRKRKMYEEFLSKVSILESLDKWERLTVADALEPVQFEDGQKIVVQGEPGDEFFIILEGTAAVLQRRSENEEFVEVGRLAPSDYFGEIALLMNRPRAATVVARGPLKCVKLDRPRFERVLGPCSDILKRNIQQYNSFVSLSV, encoded by the exons ATGgccgcctccagcagcagcagcagcgaggaggagCGCAGCCTCCGGGAGTGTGAGCTCTACGTGCAGAAACACAACATCCAGCAGCTGCTGAAGGATTGCATTGTCCAGCTCTGCACCGTGCGACCCGAAAGGCCCATGGGTTTCCTCAGGGAATACTTCGAGAGGCTGGAGAAG GAGGAAGCAAAGCAGCTGTTGAACCAACAGAAATCGGGTTCACGCTCGGACTCACGGGAGGATGAaatctcccctcctcctcccatgaACCCTGTGGTGAAGGGTCGGCGAAGGCGTGGGGCCATTAGTGCAGAAGTCTATACAGAAGAGGATGCAGCGTCTTATGTCAGAAAG GTTATTCCCAAAGATTACAAGACTATGGCTGCTTTGGCAAAGGCCATTGAGAAAAATGTGCTGTTTGCCCACCTGGACGATAATGAAAGGAG TGACATCTTTGATGCCATGTTTCCTGTCACCTACATCGCAGGCGAGACTGTGATACAGCAAG GTGACGAAGGAGACAACTTCTACGTTGTGGATCAAGGGGAAATGGAT GTTTACGTGAACAATGAGTGGGCAACCAgtgttggggaagggggcagctttGGAGAACTTGCCCTGATCTATGGGACGCCCCGAGCAGCAACCGTCAAAGCAAAGACAAACGTGAAGTTGTGGGGCATCGACAGAGACAGCTACCGGAGAATCCTCATG ggAAGTACGTTAAGGAAGAGAAAGATGTACGAGGAGTTCCTCAGCAAAGTCTCCATACTGG AATCCCTGGACAAGTGGGAGCGTCTCACGGTCGCTGATGCACTGGAGCCGGTGCAGTTTGAGGACGGACAGAAGATTGTGGTGCAGGGAGAACCCGGTGACGAGTTCTTTATTATCTTAGAG GGCACAGCTGCTGTGTTGCAGCGTAGGTCGGAAAACGAGGAGTTTGTGGAAGTGGGCAGACTGGCACCTTCGGATTACTTTG GTGAAATAGCTCTCTTGATGAACCGCCCTCGTGCTGCCACAGTCGTTGCCCGTGGCCCATTGAAGTGCGTGAAGCTCGACCGCCCCCGATTCGAACGCGTCCTGGGTCCGTGCTCGGATATTCTCAAGCGCAACATCCAGCAGTACAACAGTTTTGTATCGCTGTCTGTCtga
- the PRKAR1A gene encoding cAMP-dependent protein kinase type I-alpha regulatory subunit isoform X1, with amino-acid sequence MAASSSSSSEEERSLRECELYVQKHNIQQLLKDCIVQLCTVRPERPMGFLREYFERLEKEEAKQLLNQQKSGSRSDSREDEISPPPPMNPVVKGRRRRGAISAEVYTEEDAASYVRKVIPKDYKTMAALAKAIEKNVLFAHLDDNERSDIFDAMFPVTYIAGETVIQQGDEGDNFYVVDQGEMDVSSLPWDIAEVYVNNEWATSVGEGGSFGELALIYGTPRAATVKAKTNVKLWGIDRDSYRRILMGSTLRKRKMYEEFLSKVSILESLDKWERLTVADALEPVQFEDGQKIVVQGEPGDEFFIILEGTAAVLQRRSENEEFVEVGRLAPSDYFGEIALLMNRPRAATVVARGPLKCVKLDRPRFERVLGPCSDILKRNIQQYNSFVSLSV; translated from the exons ATGgccgcctccagcagcagcagcagcgaggaggagCGCAGCCTCCGGGAGTGTGAGCTCTACGTGCAGAAACACAACATCCAGCAGCTGCTGAAGGATTGCATTGTCCAGCTCTGCACCGTGCGACCCGAAAGGCCCATGGGTTTCCTCAGGGAATACTTCGAGAGGCTGGAGAAG GAGGAAGCAAAGCAGCTGTTGAACCAACAGAAATCGGGTTCACGCTCGGACTCACGGGAGGATGAaatctcccctcctcctcccatgaACCCTGTGGTGAAGGGTCGGCGAAGGCGTGGGGCCATTAGTGCAGAAGTCTATACAGAAGAGGATGCAGCGTCTTATGTCAGAAAG GTTATTCCCAAAGATTACAAGACTATGGCTGCTTTGGCAAAGGCCATTGAGAAAAATGTGCTGTTTGCCCACCTGGACGATAATGAAAGGAG TGACATCTTTGATGCCATGTTTCCTGTCACCTACATCGCAGGCGAGACTGTGATACAGCAAG GTGACGAAGGAGACAACTTCTACGTTGTGGATCAAGGGGAAATGGATGTAAGCAGCCTTCCCTGGGACATAGCAGAG GTTTACGTGAACAATGAGTGGGCAACCAgtgttggggaagggggcagctttGGAGAACTTGCCCTGATCTATGGGACGCCCCGAGCAGCAACCGTCAAAGCAAAGACAAACGTGAAGTTGTGGGGCATCGACAGAGACAGCTACCGGAGAATCCTCATG ggAAGTACGTTAAGGAAGAGAAAGATGTACGAGGAGTTCCTCAGCAAAGTCTCCATACTGG AATCCCTGGACAAGTGGGAGCGTCTCACGGTCGCTGATGCACTGGAGCCGGTGCAGTTTGAGGACGGACAGAAGATTGTGGTGCAGGGAGAACCCGGTGACGAGTTCTTTATTATCTTAGAG GGCACAGCTGCTGTGTTGCAGCGTAGGTCGGAAAACGAGGAGTTTGTGGAAGTGGGCAGACTGGCACCTTCGGATTACTTTG GTGAAATAGCTCTCTTGATGAACCGCCCTCGTGCTGCCACAGTCGTTGCCCGTGGCCCATTGAAGTGCGTGAAGCTCGACCGCCCCCGATTCGAACGCGTCCTGGGTCCGTGCTCGGATATTCTCAAGCGCAACATCCAGCAGTACAACAGTTTTGTATCGCTGTCTGTCtga